AGCGGGGCTGGTTCCGCTTCCAGCGGCTCTACGACATGGCGCGGTCGTGTCTGCGGCGGCCGGAGGACATCCGGAGGCTGGTGCGGGAGGCGGCCCAGGAGGACGTCCGGGACGGCTCGGGCTGGCTGGAGATCCAGGTCGACCCCACCTCGTACGCCCCGATGCTGGGCGGGCTGATCCCCGCCCTGGAGATCATCCTGGACTCGGTGGACGAGGCGGCACGGGAGACGGGGCTGGGGATGCGCGTCGTGGTCGCCGCCAACCGCATGAAGCATCCGCTGGACGCCCGCACGCTGGCGCGACTGGCGGTGCGCTACGCGGACCGCGGGGTGGTCGGTTTCGGACTCTCCAACGACGAGCGCCGCGGTATGGCCAGGGACTTCGACCGCGCGTTCGCGATCGCCCGCGACGGCGGCCTGCTGGCGGCACCGCACGGCGGCGAGCTGACCGGCCCGTCGTCCGTGCGGGACTGCCTGGACGACCTCCACGCCGCCCGGATCGGCCACGGGGTCCGCGCGGCCGAGGACCCGCGGCTACTGCGCAAGCTGGCGGAGCGCGGCGTGACCTGCGAGGTCTGCCCCGCGTCGAACGTGGCCCTCGGGGTGTACGAGAAGCCCGAGGACGTACCCCTGCGGACACTGTGGGACGCGGGTGTGCCGATGGCGCTGGGCGCTGACGACCCGCTGCTCTTCGGGTCGCGGCTGGCGGCCCAGTACGAGATCGCCCGGCGCCATCACGGCTTCACCGACGAGGAACTGGCCGAGCTGGCCCGCCAGTCGGTCCGCGCCTCGACCGCTCCGCAGCACGTGCGGGACGGCCTGCTGGGCGGTATCGACGAGTGGCTGAAGGACTGATCCGGCAGTCCCGCCGCGGTCGGCCCGCGCGAGCTCGGGCCGGGACCGCGCCCGAGCGCCCTTGAGCCCGCGTGCGGTGCCCGTGTGCGGGACTCGCGGTGCGTGACGTCGCCGGGCGGACCGCCGTCCTCGTCCCCGGCATACCCCGACGTACCCGGACGACCGACGACGCGGCGGGTGCACGTGCCGGGCGGGCGGGCGGACCAGGAGCACGCACCGGACGGCCGCGCGCCCCGCCCCGCGACCGGACCGGGCGCCGGTCCCCCAACGCGGCCTCAGAGACCGACGCCGACCGTCACCGGCTCGTTGACGAGGGTGACCCCGAAGGCGTCGCGGACTCCGGCGACCACTTCGCGTGCGAGCGCGAGGAGGTCCTCGGTGGTGGCCTCGCCTCGGTTGGTGAGGGCGAGGGTGTGCTTGGTGGAGATGCGGGCGGGGCCGCTGCCGTAGCCCTTGGTGAAGCCGGCCTTGTCGATGAGCCAGGCGGCGGAGGTCTTGGTGTGCCCGTCACCGGCAGGGTAGGCGGGCGGGGCGACGTCGTCACCGAGCCGCTCCCGGACCCGGCCGAGGAAGGTCTCGTACTCGGCCGTGGTCAGGATCGGGTTGGTGAAGAAGGAGCCGGCCGACCAGGTGTCGTGGTCGTCGGGGTCCAGGACCATGCCCTTGCCGGCTCGCAGCTTCAGGACCGCCTCGCGGGCCGCCGCCACCGGTACGCGGTCACCCACCCCCACCCCGAGCAGCCGCGCGGTCTCCGCGTACCTGATGGGCGCGGACAGGCCCCCCGCGTCCTCCAGCCGGAACCGGACGCGCAGCACCACGTGGCGTTCGGGGTCGGCCTTGAAGCCGCTGTGGCGGTAGGAGAAGCCGCAGTCGGCGTTCGGCACGGTGACGGTCCGGCCGCTGCGGCGGTCGTAGGCGACGACCTCGGTGATGGTGCTGGAGACCTCCTGCCCGTACGCCCCGACGTTCTGGATCGGGGTGGCCCCGGCCGAGCCGGGGATGCCGGAGAGGCACTCCAGTCCGGCCAGTCCGGCCTCGACGGTGCGGGCCACGGCGTCGGTCCACACCTCGCCCGCTGCGAGTTCCAGCTCCCCGCCCTCCAGCCGGAAGCCGGTGGTGGCGATGTGCAGCGCCGTGCCGTCGAACCCCTTGTCCCCGATCACCAGGTTGCTGCCGCCGCCGATGAGGAGCAGCGGGGTCCCGGCGGCGTCCGCCGCCCGGACGGCGGCGATCACCTCGTCGTCGGTGGTGGCCGTGACGAGACGGGTGGCCGGACCACCCAGACGGAAGGTGGTCAGCGGGGCGAGAGGCGCGTCATGGAGTTCCAGCACGGGGACAAGGGTACGGTCCGGACCGCTCCGGCCAGGGAGCGGCCGGGGCGGTGGGCGGCCGGTCGCGGGGCCCCGGCAGGATGCTTCCGGGCGGGGGCGGGACCCGCCCGGCCCGGAGCGTGTCCGGGCTCACACCGTCGCGGGGAGCCCGCCGGCCCCGCACCGTGGCCGCGCGCAGGGCCGGATCCCGGCTCCCTGCCCGCAGCGGCCGGGGGCCGGGCCGTGACGCCGGCCCCGCACCGTGGAAGGCGTGGAAGAACCGCGCACCGGAGCGGTGGCCGCTCCTGAACGCGGGGTCGGGTGGAGCGCCCCTCAGGCGAGGCGGACGACCGCCCGGGACATCCCGAGCACCTTCTGCCCCGCCGAGACCGCGGTCAGGTCGACGCGCACCCGGTTGCCGTCCAGCTTGGCCGCGACCTTGCCGCTGACCTCGATGACCGCGCCCCGGTCGTCGTTCGGCACGACCACCGGCTTGGTGAAGCGGACCCCGTACTCGACGACGGCGCCCGGGTCGCCCGCCCAGTCGGTGACCACGCGCGCCGCCTCGGCCATCGTGAACATGCCGTGCGCGATCACGTCAGGCAGTCCGACATCCTTGGCGAACTTCTCGTTCCAGTGGATGGGGTTGAAGTCCCCGGACGCGCCGGCGTAGCGGACCAGCGTCGCCCGGGTCACCGGGAAGGTCTGCGCGGGCAGTTCGGTGCCGACCTCGACGTCCTCGTACGCGATCTTCGCCGTCATCGGGTCAGCCCTCCTCGGCGGCACGCGCCACCAGCTTGGTCCACGCGGTGACGACGTGCTCTCCTGCCTCGTCGTGCACCTCGCCGCGGATGTCCAGGATGTCGTTGCCCGCGAGCGACTTGATCGCCTCGATCGTGGAGGTGACCGTCAGCCGGTCCCCAGCCCGCACCGGCCGGCTGTAGGCGAACTTCTGGTCCCCGTGCACCACGCGGCTGTAGTCCAGGCCGAGCTGCGGATCCTCGACGACCTGTCCCGCCGCCTTGAACGTGATGGCGAACACGAAGGTCGGCGGGGCGATCACGTCCGCGTGGCCGAGCCGCTCGGCGGCCTCGGGGTCCGTGTAGGCGGGACTGGCGTCACCGACGGCCTCCGCGAACTCCCGGATCTTCTCCCGGCCGACCTCGTACGGCGCGGTGGGCGGATAGGTCCGCCCGACGAAGGACTGGTCGAGCGCCATGGACTCGCTACCTCCTGGTTTCCGTTCCTGGCCGGTGCCACCGGAACACTCGCCGGTAACCCCGTGACAAACGACGCGAGGCCGCCCCCGAGTGGGGGCGGCCTCGCATTCGAGCCTGGTTCAGCGCGTCTCGCGGTGCGCGGTGTGCGCGTTGCAGCGCGGGCAGTGCTTCTTCATCTCAAGACGGTCCGGGTTGTTGCGCCGGTTCTTCTTGGTGATGTAGTTCCGCTCCTTGCACTCCACGCAGGCCAGCGTGATCTTCGGGCGGACGTCGGTGGCAGCCACGTGAGTGCTCCTTGGACGGATGGACGGATTGAACGCAGAAAAGAGTAGCCGATCGGAGGACCGACCCCACAATCGGCTACTGTGTGTAGCGGTGACCGGACTTGAACCGGTGACACAGCGATTATGAGCCGCTTGCTCTACCGACTGAGCTACACCGCTTCGATGACGGATCCCCTCGCCCGAAGGCGAGGATCATCCAACACCAGAGCCCCAATACGGAATCGAACCGTAGACCTTCTCCTTACCATGGAGACGCTCTGCCGACTGAGCTATTGGGGCGAGCGATGAAGACATTACACGGTCGGTCGCCGATCGCCCAAATCCGTTTACGGGCCACGTTGGCCGCCTTCGTCGGGTACCGGCGGAGCCCCCTCCCGGCCGCCTCACGGGACACCGCGGGCCCCGCCGCCGCACCCGCCCCCGTACGCCACTCGTGGTCACACCGGTACGACTATTGCGCTCCTCCTCGATGCGCGGTCAAGGCGCCCCTAGGCTCGGCACACGCCGGGTGATCTTGATCGTCCCGCTGGCCGTCTCCAGGCCACTCCCCCGCCCGTCAGGAGCGCGATGCCCGACAGCCAGGCGCAGCCGCCCGACGGCGCCACCGCAGACAGCACCACCCTGCTCCTGTGCGGCGCCCGGCTCACCGACGGCCGCACGGTCGACGTGCGGCTGAGCGGCGCGCGCATCGAGGCCGTCGGCACCGCCGGCAGTCTCAGCGCCGCGCCGAAGACGCACTCCGCACGCGTGGACCTCGGCGGCTACCTGCTGCTGCCCGCCCCCGCCGAGCCGCACGCCCACGCCGACACCGCCCTGACCGCGCTCGCGCCGGAGGGGCCCGTGTCGTACGCCACGGAGGACGTGCAACGGCGCGCCACCGAGGCGGCGCTGCTCCAGCTCGGGCACGGGGCGACGGCGCTGCGGTCGCACGTGCGGATCGGCGATGTGCAGGGGCTCGGCCCGCTCGAGGCCGTGCTGGAGGCACGGCGGGCGCTGCGCGGGCTCGCCGAGGTGACCGCCGTCGCCGTGCCCCGGCTGCTCACCGGCGTGGCGGGCGCGGACGGCCTCGTGATGCTGCGGGACGCGCTGAAGACGGGCGCGTCCGTGGTGGGCGGCAGCCCGGACGCCGATCCGGATCCGACGGGGTACACGGAGGCGGTGCTGGAGGCCGCCGCGGAGCACGGCTGCCCCGTCGACCTCCACACCGACGGCGACGACCCGGCCCGGCTGGCCCGGCTGGCCGCGATGGCCGGGGGCCTGCGCCCCGGTGTGTCCATCGGCCCGTGCGCCGGTCTGGCGCGGCTGCCCGCCGATGTGGCGTCGCGGACGGCCGACCAACTGGCGGCCGCCGGGGTCACGGTCGTCTGTCTGCCGCAGGGCGGCTGCGCGGGCTCCGAACTGCGCGGTGTCGCTCCCGTGCGGCTGCTGCGGGCGGCTGGAGTGCCCGTCGCCGCGGGCAGCGGGGCGATGCGGGACGTGGCGAACCCGGTGGGCCGCGGCGATCCGCTGGAGGCGGCCTTCCTGCTCGCGTCCCAGGGCGGGCTGCGGGTCCCGGACGCGTACGACGCGGTCAGCGCGGCGGCGCGGGCGGCGATGGGCCTGCCGGAAGTGCGGGTGGAGGCCGGCTTCCCCGCCGAGCTCCTCGCGGTCCGGGGCGAACGCCTCCCGGGCGTCCTCTCGCTGGCGTACAGCCGGATCGTCATCCACCGCGGCCGCGTGGTCGCACGGACCAGCGCGGTACGGGAGTACTGCGACTCCGCCGCGGCGGTGGCGCTGGAGCTGCCACGGCAGGGGCGGCCCGAACCCGGGCCGTGAGACGGGCGTGGGCGAACCGGGCCGGGCACCACGCCACCCGCCGGTTGGGGCGCCCCGGGACGGCCGGCTCGGTCGATGGCGCCGGGGCCGGCGGGTGGGCCGGACGCGCCGGCTGAACGAGCGTCCCGAGCGACCGGGCGAGCGCACCGCCGCCGCGCCGGTGGGACGTCGGGACCCGAGCCCCGGGGCAGACGGGCGGTGGAGACGGGGCGGAGACCAGCCCTCGACGGTGGCCGGAAATGGCGCCCGGGTCCAGGACCGTCGCGAGCGTCCGGCGTGGGACGGGCGTACGGTCGGGAGCATGCGCATAGTCATCGCAGGAGGACACGGCCAGATCGCGATGCGCCTGGCACGGCTGCTCGCGGCGGGCGGGAACGAGCCGGTGGGCGTCATCCGGAAACCCGAGCACGGTGACGACCTGCGGGAGGCCGGTGCGGAACCGTGCCTGCTCGACCTCGAGTCCGCCTCGGTGGAGGAGGTCGCCGCGGTGCTCCAGGGCGCGGACGCCGCGGTGTTCGCGGCGGGCGCCGGGCCGGGAAGCGGCGCCGAGCGGAAGAAGACCGTGGACCGGGACGCCGCGGTCCTCTTCGCCGACGCGGCCGAACGGGCCCGAGTGCGGCGGCACATCGTCATCTCGTCCATGGGCGCCGACCCGGAGCACCGGGGCGACGAGGTGTTCGACGAGTACCTGCGGATGAAGGGCGAGGCGGACGCCTACGTCAGGGGCAAGGAGACCCTGGACTGGACGATCCTGCGCCCCGGAATGCTGACGAACGACGCCGGAACCGGGCTGGTCCGGCTGGAGGCCCGCACCGGACGCGGACCCATCCCCCGGGACGACGTGGCCGCGGTGATCGCGGAACTGCTGGAGACCTCGGCCACGGCGGGGCTGGCCCTCGACCTGATCGGCGGAAACGTCCCGGTCTCGGTCGCGGTGAAGGCGGTCGCCGGCAACTGACCCCCGCGGCACGGCCGATGCCGCGGGGTACGGCTCGGTCCGGCCGGGCACGGGCGAGAGGCGGCGGGCACGGGCGAGGGGCGGGGATACCGCGGAACCGACGCCGGGCGGGACGCGTCAGTACCGCGGTCGGCGGGGCGGCGCGGGGCGAACCGGTCGGCGGGGCGGCGCGGGGCGCCGACGGGTACGGGTGGGCGCACAGTGGACTCCGGCCGTGGAACGCCCTCGCCGGCCCAGCCAGCACAGGCACAGCGGTCGGCGCCCGGACCCATCCGACCGATGGATTCCGGCCACAGTCGCGGCCGGTAGCGCCATGAGCGAGACCGCACAG
The genomic region above belongs to Streptomyces marianii and contains:
- a CDS encoding MaoC family dehydratase N-terminal domain-containing protein yields the protein MALDQSFVGRTYPPTAPYEVGREKIREFAEAVGDASPAYTDPEAAERLGHADVIAPPTFVFAITFKAAGQVVEDPQLGLDYSRVVHGDQKFAYSRPVRAGDRLTVTSTIEAIKSLAGNDILDIRGEVHDEAGEHVVTAWTKLVARAAEEG
- a CDS encoding MaoC family dehydratase, yielding MTAKIAYEDVEVGTELPAQTFPVTRATLVRYAGASGDFNPIHWNEKFAKDVGLPDVIAHGMFTMAEAARVVTDWAGDPGAVVEYGVRFTKPVVVPNDDRGAVIEVSGKVAAKLDGNRVRVDLTAVSAGQKVLGMSRAVVRLA
- a CDS encoding UDP-N-acetylmuramate dehydrogenase, yielding MLELHDAPLAPLTTFRLGGPATRLVTATTDDEVIAAVRAADAAGTPLLLIGGGSNLVIGDKGFDGTALHIATTGFRLEGGELELAAGEVWTDAVARTVEAGLAGLECLSGIPGSAGATPIQNVGAYGQEVSSTITEVVAYDRRSGRTVTVPNADCGFSYRHSGFKADPERHVVLRVRFRLEDAGGLSAPIRYAETARLLGVGVGDRVPVAAAREAVLKLRAGKGMVLDPDDHDTWSAGSFFTNPILTTAEYETFLGRVRERLGDDVAPPAYPAGDGHTKTSAAWLIDKAGFTKGYGSGPARISTKHTLALTNRGEATTEDLLALAREVVAGVRDAFGVTLVNEPVTVGVGL
- a CDS encoding adenosine deaminase; the protein is MLRPSGGHPPNPPRVRDLSLLPKAHLHLHFTGSMRPGTLLELADKYGVHLPDALTGGEPPKLRATDERGWFRFQRLYDMARSCLRRPEDIRRLVREAAQEDVRDGSGWLEIQVDPTSYAPMLGGLIPALEIILDSVDEAARETGLGMRVVVAANRMKHPLDARTLARLAVRYADRGVVGFGLSNDERRGMARDFDRAFAIARDGGLLAAPHGGELTGPSSVRDCLDDLHAARIGHGVRAAEDPRLLRKLAERGVTCEVCPASNVALGVYEKPEDVPLRTLWDAGVPMALGADDPLLFGSRLAAQYEIARRHHGFTDEELAELARQSVRASTAPQHVRDGLLGGIDEWLKD
- a CDS encoding amidohydrolase family protein, which produces MPDSQAQPPDGATADSTTLLLCGARLTDGRTVDVRLSGARIEAVGTAGSLSAAPKTHSARVDLGGYLLLPAPAEPHAHADTALTALAPEGPVSYATEDVQRRATEAALLQLGHGATALRSHVRIGDVQGLGPLEAVLEARRALRGLAEVTAVAVPRLLTGVAGADGLVMLRDALKTGASVVGGSPDADPDPTGYTEAVLEAAAEHGCPVDLHTDGDDPARLARLAAMAGGLRPGVSIGPCAGLARLPADVASRTADQLAAAGVTVVCLPQGGCAGSELRGVAPVRLLRAAGVPVAAGSGAMRDVANPVGRGDPLEAAFLLASQGGLRVPDAYDAVSAAARAAMGLPEVRVEAGFPAELLAVRGERLPGVLSLAYSRIVIHRGRVVARTSAVREYCDSAAAVALELPRQGRPEPGP
- a CDS encoding SDR family oxidoreductase; this translates as MRIVIAGGHGQIAMRLARLLAAGGNEPVGVIRKPEHGDDLREAGAEPCLLDLESASVEEVAAVLQGADAAVFAAGAGPGSGAERKKTVDRDAAVLFADAAERARVRRHIVISSMGADPEHRGDEVFDEYLRMKGEADAYVRGKETLDWTILRPGMLTNDAGTGLVRLEARTGRGPIPRDDVAAVIAELLETSATAGLALDLIGGNVPVSVAVKAVAGN
- the rpmG gene encoding 50S ribosomal protein L33, with protein sequence MAATDVRPKITLACVECKERNYITKKNRRNNPDRLEMKKHCPRCNAHTAHRETR